ACTAGTGTGAGGGGGCTGCTTTATATCGCACCTCTAGCAGCTGCAATGAATGGTGCATTATTTCCAATGTTCATCCAGGTTCACTGGTCCTCTCTCACAAATCTTACACACTTTTCGCAAAAGAAGCAGTTTTCTCCCCCCCCCAACAGGGACTCTATACTAAACAGACGGGATGTGGGATTGCTTTGTGCACACACTTTCTGCGTGGTTCTGCCAATGCAGTATTTTTTTAACAGAACGACACAGCTgtgatttatgtttgtttgttgttgcccTAGCGCAATTGTTTTATCTTTGTCTTAGAAATTTGCTTGCTGAGAGAATAAACAGtatgtttttcaggaaaagATTTGCTGAATAAAAGATCTGGCTTTTGATGTCCAGATTTATACActattgtatgtgtgtttgtgaagtgTAAATGagcctctctttctttctgtagCATGTCCACCTGGCCCAAGCAAGTTTCCAGCTGGAAGGTTTTGGCTCCACCTTTACACTGGACCTGACTCTGAACAAGTaagtgcgcgcgtgtgtgtctataataacataaaaagtaaaaaaaaaatgaataaaaagatcCCAGGGTTACTGGGCACTGAATGTTTAAAATCATAACACTCATGCAACCTCTGATCAACTAACAGCCTTGTCCTGAAGGTCTTACAGCACAGTTCATACAGAAGACGGTGTTCTCCCAATGCACTCATACTGAGCACAGAGGCGCATGGGATTTGGAACAGTGGATtacattttttctgaaaatgtAGGGCTTGTTTTGGACAATTATTGTGACATTTCCTTTTAAAATGGTCTCACTCATCTTTTGTAGTGATTTGTTGTCATCAGACTATATGGAGATCCACTATGAGAAAGACAAGCCGGTTCTCTCTAGGGTAAGACACAAAGAGCAACATGAATATTAaaagtatagttcacccaaaaatgaaaattctgtcatcatttactcagcctcggGTTGTTTGAAACCtgttgttttgttaaacacaaagaaagatatttggaagaatgttagcaattttccattctgggacatcatccactactattttgtatattttttgttctgttgaacacaaaatgagatattttgaagaattaagAAAACgaagagttctggggcacctttgactaccatttaattttccttactatggcagtaaatggggaatgagatctgtttggatactgacattcttccaaatatcttccgttgtgttcagcagaacaaagacatttatattggtctggaacaacctgagggtgagtaaatggtgacagaatttttatttttgggtgaactgtccctttaaactcaCCCCTGAAAACAAACCAGGTAAcactttaaatgaatgttatatttgTGAACATTAGCAAATGCATtgtaacatgaactaacaatgagcagtAGAGATCGGCatgtattaatccttgttaatgtcaatacaagtagttcatggtgcattaataAATTTTAAGAGATACAACGTTTAAAAAAATGGgtaattccatgcaaatgttaaccttaaaatgaaaaaaaaagataatagaaaataaagtttttaccagAGGTTTCTAACATACTGATAGgccagatgtcaatatttggtggtttaaatacccatgtgaaatCTTTcctaaagtttttaaagcatagttttacATAGTCGGGTAAGttaattgtcacatccataacggtccatattcctcataagtgggcacatgaaaattaaaataaaataactaatttGTGGTTTATGAAGAGAattccttctccatttgttctggattattgcttctggtttgtacattttaattcactgaaatcctacaaagtatgttgaaaaaatgtgaatttttttattgaaaagtcATGCACAGACTGATATTTTCCTCTTtactctatcatcaggggtttaataaactaagaataataaatgctgtagaaataTTGTCCATTGTTAGTCCGTAGTTAGCTAACGCAtcaactaattgttaacaaatacaaccttaatgtaaagtgttaccttttgtattttattatcaaacaaacaaaaatataactgtggtgtaaataaatgtcatttacattttataagtgCATTTTAAGTGATTTCTGCAAGCATTGACAGAAATGCGTTTGTTTAGGGCGGTGAACACTGCTACTACCACGGCCAGGTGAGAGGACAGGAGGACTCCCATGTAGCTTTGTCCACCTGCGACGGGCTGCAGTGAGTAgcgtttctttgttttttgtgtgagaTGACGAGAGAAAGTCTGATCTGGAGGCCCACTGTGAGGCCAGATGGCACTTGGTACACATAAAACGATCTGAATGTCAACATGTTAGTGTGTGGTTGAGTGTTACAGCCGATGGAAAGAGCAGACGTGTTTGTTGGGCAATAAATCAATTTAGGTTTTCTTATCACTAGCAGGTGATTTacatctttttttctgttgttcCGTCATTCTTTTAGTGGGATGTTTGATGATGGTAATTTCGTCTATCTCATCGAGCCTCTGAAACAGACTCACACCGTGGTAAGATCACAACTGTTGTAGATTATCATTCCGGTTTAAGTCTGTCGACTACACCTGAGCATTTGCACTTTTTAGGAAACAGAAGCACGGCCACACACTTTGCAGCGAACATCATCGCTGCGCATGACCTCTGCCCCTGCTGATTGGGGTAAGTGTGTCACAGTCTCAGTAACAGTAGAGGCTAGATATTAGGACCACACCCTCGTCTCTATGGTTACCTACATTTCTGTTTCCCTCAGCTGCTGATGACCCAGTTGAGGAAACAGAAGAGGAGAAACAGATTTTCGCTAGCATGCCTTGGTTGAAGAGGAGAAGGAAAAGAGCCGTAAGAAAATGACCTTTAACCTCTTCAATGGTTTTCAATGTTTCCATGGAAACATCTATACGTGTTACCTCATATGTTACATTATAGTACATATAgtagatttacatttttatttaacttgattgtgatgtttttgtgtgattttgtttttgttctgcggGTGCTTAGATGCCAAGAAACATTTTTGAAGAAATGAAATATCTGGAAATAATGATCGTCGCTGACCACAACACGGTgggtttattttttaacacagtttttctagaagaatttttaaaaataaaatgaattcagCTCCCTTTAAgctgtcttttttttaaagaattagtACAGAAATTTTCCACTAGAGGGCACTAAATAACAAATGCCATGCAGGTCACATAATGTATGAAAAAAGTAATGTTCACAGTGGGCTTTTAGACAGTTTGACctcttgtttttacagtttaaaagGCATAAGAGTAAGAAGCATACCCGGAACTCGGCCAAATCTGTGGTCAACCTGGTAGATGCTGTATGTTTgcatatttgtatatttgttgaTTGAAAATTCCCCTAAATATACCTTTTTATCATAATTTCCCCTtaaatttcaaataatattCCCCTTAGATTTTTAAGGAACAGCTGAATACACGTGTGGTATTGGTTGCCGTGGAGATCTGGACGGACAGGGACAGGATTCCACTCAGCGTGAAGCCGCTGGAAATGTTGCGAGATTTTTCAAAGTACAAACAGCAAAGCATCAACATCAATGCTGATGCAGTTCACTTGTTTACGTGAGTTCTGGACATTGTTTAGTACTTTAGTGAATTTCTTTTAGTTTGATGTTGGATCGTGTGGTTTTTTAAATGCAGTTCATAAAAAGAGATGATGAATAAAGTTTTCTCTTCTCAGCAATGTGACATTTCATTACGGTCGGAGCAGTGTTGCATACATCGGCGGCGTGTGTTCCAAAGGAAGAGGAGTTGGTGTCAATGAGGTAAGACACAAAGCATGGTGTAAACAGACTGGGCGGTTTACCGAAAAACATTACCAATagcaattttatttaaaaacggaGTGACAGCTTAAAAGGGTGTCATGTATCTGTCACATTCTTTCAGTTTGGCAGCACATGGACAATGGCTGGTTCGCTCTCTCAGAGTTTAGCCCAGAATCTGGGTATCCAATGGGATCCTGTGATCAGGAGGAGTAAGTTTGTATCGCTTCCTATTGTCATGCTGCATTTCACAATTTAGAATTCAGCTTGACGTGAATTTTTAACGGTCCTGTGTTTTTTCAGAGGAATGCGGCTGTATGGACTCATGGGTGGGATGTATAATGGAGGACACTGGGTATCATTAAACGCATACTCGCACACTATCCAACAGCCTCTCCAAAATACCCGTCGGGTTTTGAGCTTCTAGTTTTCTCTCAGATTttcttgattttatttttgactGTTTTTTCCTTGTAGAGTGCAACACCCACGCAGGTTTTCCAAATGCAGCATCAGTGACTACAGAAATTACCTTTTAAGAGGGGGAGCGTCGTGTCTATTTAACAAACCCAACAAGGTAGGCTTGTTTGTCCACTGAAcacattatatactgtatattgatatTTTAGGTTCTTTTAGAAGAACCTAAAGCAATGAACCTTTGTGTCGGCAGCTCTTTGAGGCTACAGAATGTGGGAATGGTTATGTAGAAGTGGGAGAGGAGTGTGACTGTGGAGCCCGAGTGGTAAGCACTTTTTCAAACCTATATTTTATACGCAATAATTTCTGCATTTTAGGCTGtccaatcaaaacaaatattgtttctacaggagtgctataaagactgctgtaaaaaatgttctttgtccAATGGTGCTCACTGCAGCGATGGCCCCTGCTGCAATGGCACTTGCCTGGTGAGACGCTTGAAATTCTCCTCAATACGTCATAACATTCTTCAGACTTTACTTGGCTTAGTACTTTTAATATGTTAAACATTATTATGGACTgattctttgtttttcttgttttcttttttttagttttacccGCGGGGATACAGCTGCCGATATGCAGTGAATGATTGTGACATATCAGAGACTTGTTCAGGAGACTCAGGACAGGTCTTGCTTTTTTCCAGCTtctatcaaaattatttttgtttctgtgtcaTTGGCCACATTGAGCTATAAGACACGACAGCTCTTGTTTGCTTGCAAAATGATCAATGATGAGTTATTGACCTGAATTTAGGGAAAATCTATCAGAACTTGTGACGTACCtgactgttttattatttgttagaAACTACTGACCGAGTCAGTCAACAAGGTCGCTGCACATTTCAGTTCAACATTTACAGTTAACACATTTAGAAATGTTAGACACCTGTCACAACCCAAATGATGTGGCACTTTAAGGACAGACAGGAATGTAACAGTTGCAAAATGACAATAACAGTATCGCAGGACATAATTTCACACAATACACCCCCAAACTCACTATCACGCCGTCACTACAACTGCCATAACAGAATGCATGTGATTCACTAAATGACAGCCCATCTGCAGCTTTAACACTTTTAAATTATTCAGGATTAAAGGAATGGCTTAAATACAGTTGTCTTacactgtatattttaaataggTTATAGTTTTATTAGAGATGTGCAATATTGAAGTGTAATAACATGCTAGAAAGTgcaataaatgaattttaaaatgttgttacCTTTTAGGTAACctaaaaccgttggtccccattcacttcttggaattggacacaaaaccaatgcaagtcaatggggaccaatggtttttctGTTAACAACATGTTTCaatgtgttctgcggaagaaagaaagccatacaggtttgaaatatcaagaggttgagtaaatgatgactgctCTTTTAATTTTCATCATTGTAAaacacatgtttttgtttgtattatttttcataGTGCCCTCCTAATCTTCATAAACAAGATGGCTACTCTTGTCAACTCAATCAGGTTAGACACTCTCTTTAACATTTCAGTTAAAGAAATTTGgcataaaaaatgtttagaaCATTTTTGATCTGTCACACCTCACTGTTTACTGTCATTCCAGGGCCGATGTTACAGTGGTGAATGTAAGACCCGGGACGGTCAGTGCAAATACATCTGGGGGACAAGTGAGTGACACTAATGCCTTCAGAGAACTTATACACCTACTCGTACCATATATTTACCCCACTTCACCTGCTGCTCTTCCTGTATCTTTCTATTCTCTTAGAGTCGGAAGGGTCAGAGAAGCACTGCTATGAAAAGTTAAATACAGAAGGGACCGAAAAAGGGAATTGTGGAAAAGATGGAGACAAATGGATAACCTGCAGCAAACAGTGAGTTTccttatagtatttattttctcccCCAAACTAACTAAAAGGGTATATTGTTGTTAATTTGTTAGTGTTGGATCATGATTCGCTTAAGGAATATGCAAATCAGGTGATGCTGGAGCCACGCCCCAAAAATGAGATCGTTCTTAGTTTTTAGATATGGTGGATGGAGCAGCACTGTTGTCAGCACATCACTTTAAAATGCTGAAGGTGCATTAGATTATACCTCACATCTAGATATATGGCCAGTTACAATACTTTTCTCAATGATTTGATATGTTACTTACTACTGCAGTGATCAATAGATGAACATTTTTAGCATCTGCTTTTggtcattattttatttgcacAAAGCGCAATCTTCACTAAAAACAACAGCTTCAATTTTATTCAAAAATGGCAATTTTGGCAAAACTCTTATTGAACCATTTACACCTTAAAATGCCCTAAACGTACATCTGCTCAGAAACTCTTAATGATAATTGAAAACCATCTCtaacattttccaaaatgtgTGAATTCACAGCGATGTGTTCTGTGGGTACCTACTGTGCAGTAATATTGGCAGAAGCCCAAGGATTGGAACACTGAAAGGTGACATCACTCCAACCACCTTTAACCATCAGGGTAGACTGGTGGACTGCAGGCATGTTCCATGATTTTATATCACAATACTTGATTGAttcagattttttatattttttacagtattctctttaccttttattttagTGGTGGACATGTTCTGTTAGATGATGATACTGATTTGGGGTATGTAGAAGATGGGACGCCGTGTGGGCCCTCTATGATGTGCCTTGAGCGGAAATGTCTACCTATCTCCTCCCTGAACCTCACAGCTTGTCCGTCTGGCCCAGGCGGCCGAGTCTGCTCTTCTCATGGCGTGAGTGATCGCCATTTGACTCTCGCTCACTGCTTACACAAGACTTTTACCCCAGATTAGAGTTGAAAATAATTTGGTTTAAATTCCGAAACAATAAAGTCAGAAATCCATTTAAATTTATTTCGAGATTTTACTCCAGGATTCTCAGGTCAGGGATTGGATTGAATTCAGTTTGCAGCCAAATTAATGACAACCAGTGTAgtgtaaattactctgaaaaagtaattaattactagttactaactACATATTCAAtcgtgtaattagattactgtacaaatgactctctccaaaaagtatttaattatttattactaattactttctatatcctacaaacaaccttgattagaattgattcaaggatagacatgaaacggcttatttaatttattcaaataaataataataactacataaaatattcttattaactgacgaAAGTATACAAATTTGataaggatacattaaagcatacattttaaagttttgatgtcatttccactattgaataaattacacagtatttagttcaattacatcagaagtaactgtaattaaattacaaaaaaataagagtaatcccttattttactttttcaagggaaagtaattaaattacagtaactaattacttcgta
The Triplophysa rosa linkage group LG7, Trosa_1v2, whole genome shotgun sequence genome window above contains:
- the adam23a gene encoding disintegrin and metalloproteinase domain-containing protein 23 isoform X3, translating into MHLVFNLCLLGCIFISVLSSIATTSTGSSSLQYEELRDRHESDTPRATAAAPGNFTGRKTGEREITITYPSRLLYYLNEDSESAYHDLDTRTRNQAGDGQHVHLAQASFQLEGFGSTFTLDLTLNNDLLSSDYMEIHYEKDKPVLSRGGEHCYYHGQVRGQEDSHVALSTCDGLHGMFDDGNFVYLIEPLKQTHTVETEARPHTLQRTSSLRMTSAPADWAADDPVEETEEEKQIFASMPWLKRRRKRAMPRNIFEEMKYLEIMIVADHNTFKRHKSKKHTRNSAKSVVNLVDAIFKEQLNTRVVLVAVEIWTDRDRIPLSVKPLEMLRDFSKYKQQSININADAVHLFTNVTFHYGRSSVAYIGGVCSKGRGVGVNEFGSTWTMAGSLSQSLAQNLGIQWDPVIRRKECGCMDSWVGCIMEDTGVQHPRRFSKCSISDYRNYLLRGGASCLFNKPNKLFEATECGNGYVEVGEECDCGARVECYKDCCKKCSLSNGAHCSDGPCCNGTCLFYPRGYSCRYAVNDCDISETCSGDSGQCPPNLHKQDGYSCQLNQGRCYSGECKTRDGQCKYIWGTKSEGSEKHCYEKLNTEGTEKGNCGKDGDKWITCSKHDVFCGYLLCSNIGRSPRIGTLKGDITPTTFNHQGRLVDCSGGHVLLDDDTDLGYVEDGTPCGPSMMCLERKCLPISSLNLTACPSGPGGRVCSSHGVCNKEATCTCDATWAGTDCSMHDPPKEPPIIEDPGPKVSVATNRLIGAVAGTILALGVIFGGTGWGIENVKKRRYDPNASAI
- the adam23a gene encoding disintegrin and metalloproteinase domain-containing protein 23 isoform X1, which gives rise to MHLVFNLCLLGCIFISVLSSIATTSTGSSSLQYEELRDRHESDTPRATAAAPGNFTGRKTGEREITITYPSRLLYYLNEDSESAYHDLDTRTRNQAGDGQHVHLAQASFQLEGFGSTFTLDLTLNNDLLSSDYMEIHYEKDKPVLSRGGEHCYYHGQVRGQEDSHVALSTCDGLHGMFDDGNFVYLIEPLKQTHTVETEARPHTLQRTSSLRMTSAPADWAADDPVEETEEEKQIFASMPWLKRRRKRAMPRNIFEEMKYLEIMIVADHNTFKRHKSKKHTRNSAKSVVNLVDAIFKEQLNTRVVLVAVEIWTDRDRIPLSVKPLEMLRDFSKYKQQSININADAVHLFTNVTFHYGRSSVAYIGGVCSKGRGVGVNEFGSTWTMAGSLSQSLAQNLGIQWDPVIRRKECGCMDSWVGCIMEDTGVQHPRRFSKCSISDYRNYLLRGGASCLFNKPNKLFEATECGNGYVEVGEECDCGARVECYKDCCKKCSLSNGAHCSDGPCCNGTCLFYPRGYSCRYAVNDCDISETCSGDSGQCPPNLHKQDGYSCQLNQGRCYSGECKTRDGQCKYIWGTKSEGSEKHCYEKLNTEGTEKGNCGKDGDKWITCSKHDVFCGYLLCSNIGRSPRIGTLKGDITPTTFNHQGRLVDCSGGHVLLDDDTDLGYVEDGTPCGPSMMCLERKCLPISSLNLTACPSGPGGRVCSSHGVCNKEATCTCDATWAGTDCSMHDPPKEPPIIEDPGPKVSVATNRLIGAVAGTILALGVIFGGTGWGIDTSLFGPCGAFTKCNKSFKE
- the adam23a gene encoding disintegrin and metalloproteinase domain-containing protein 23 isoform X4 encodes the protein MHLVFNLCLLGCIFISVLSSIATTSTGSSSLQYEELRDRHESDTPRATAAAPGNFTGRKTGEREITITYPSRLLYYLNEDSESAYHDLDTRTRNQAGDGQHVHLAQASFQLEGFGSTFTLDLTLNNDLLSSDYMEIHYEKDKPVLSRGGEHCYYHGQVRGQEDSHVALSTCDGLHGMFDDGNFVYLIEPLKQTHTVETEARPHTLQRTSSLRMTSAPADWAADDPVEETEEEKQIFASMPWLKRRRKRAMPRNIFEEMKYLEIMIVADHNTFKRHKSKKHTRNSAKSVVNLVDAIFKEQLNTRVVLVAVEIWTDRDRIPLSVKPLEMLRDFSKYKQQSININADAVHLFTNVTFHYGRSSVAYIGGVCSKGRGVGVNEFGSTWTMAGSLSQSLAQNLGIQWDPVIRRKECGCMDSWVGCIMEDTGVQHPRRFSKCSISDYRNYLLRGGASCLFNKPNKLFEATECGNGYVEVGEECDCGARVECYKDCCKKCSLSNGAHCSDGPCCNGTCLFYPRGYSCRYAVNDCDISETCSGDSGQCPPNLHKQDGYSCQLNQGRCYSGECKTRDGQCKYIWGTKSEGSEKHCYEKLNTEGTEKGNCGKDGDKWITCSKHDVFCGYLLCSNIGRSPRIGTLKGDITPTTFNHQGRLVDCSGGHVLLDDDTDLGYVEDGTPCGPSMMCLERKCLPISSLNLTACPSGPGGRVCSSHGVCNKEATCTCDATWAGTDCSMHDPPKEPPIIEDPGPKGPSATNLIIGSIAGAILMAAIVLGGTGWGFKVRV
- the adam23a gene encoding disintegrin and metalloproteinase domain-containing protein 23 isoform X2; the protein is MHLVFNLCLLGCIFISVLSSIATTSTGSSSLQYEELRDRHESDTPRATAAAPGNFTGRKTGEREITITYPSRLLYYLNEDSESAYHDLDTRTRNQAGDGQHVHLAQASFQLEGFGSTFTLDLTLNNDLLSSDYMEIHYEKDKPVLSRGGEHCYYHGQVRGQEDSHVALSTCDGLHGMFDDGNFVYLIEPLKQTHTVETEARPHTLQRTSSLRMTSAPADWAADDPVEETEEEKQIFASMPWLKRRRKRAMPRNIFEEMKYLEIMIVADHNTFKRHKSKKHTRNSAKSVVNLVDAIFKEQLNTRVVLVAVEIWTDRDRIPLSVKPLEMLRDFSKYKQQSININADAVHLFTNVTFHYGRSSVAYIGGVCSKGRGVGVNEFGSTWTMAGSLSQSLAQNLGIQWDPVIRRKECGCMDSWVGCIMEDTGVQHPRRFSKCSISDYRNYLLRGGASCLFNKPNKLFEATECGNGYVEVGEECDCGARVECYKDCCKKCSLSNGAHCSDGPCCNGTCLFYPRGYSCRYAVNDCDISETCSGDSGQCPPNLHKQDGYSCQLNQGRCYSGECKTRDGQCKYIWGTKSEGSEKHCYEKLNTEGTEKGNCGKDGDKWITCSKHDVFCGYLLCSNIGRSPRIGTLKGDITPTTFNHQGRLVDCSGGHVLLDDDTDLGYVEDGTPCGPSMMCLERKCLPISSLNLTACPSGPGGRVCSSHGVCNKEATCTCDATWAGTDCSMHDPPKEPPIIEDPGPKGPSATNLIIGSIAGAILMAAIVLGGTGWGFKNVKKRRYDPNASAI
- the adam23a gene encoding disintegrin and metalloproteinase domain-containing protein 23 isoform X5 produces the protein MEIHYEKDKPVLSRGGEHCYYHGQVRGQEDSHVALSTCDGLHGMFDDGNFVYLIEPLKQTHTVETEARPHTLQRTSSLRMTSAPADWAADDPVEETEEEKQIFASMPWLKRRRKRAMPRNIFEEMKYLEIMIVADHNTFKRHKSKKHTRNSAKSVVNLVDAIFKEQLNTRVVLVAVEIWTDRDRIPLSVKPLEMLRDFSKYKQQSININADAVHLFTNVTFHYGRSSVAYIGGVCSKGRGVGVNEFGSTWTMAGSLSQSLAQNLGIQWDPVIRRKECGCMDSWVGCIMEDTGVQHPRRFSKCSISDYRNYLLRGGASCLFNKPNKLFEATECGNGYVEVGEECDCGARVECYKDCCKKCSLSNGAHCSDGPCCNGTCLFYPRGYSCRYAVNDCDISETCSGDSGQCPPNLHKQDGYSCQLNQGRCYSGECKTRDGQCKYIWGTKSEGSEKHCYEKLNTEGTEKGNCGKDGDKWITCSKHDVFCGYLLCSNIGRSPRIGTLKGDITPTTFNHQGRLVDCSGGHVLLDDDTDLGYVEDGTPCGPSMMCLERKCLPISSLNLTACPSGPGGRVCSSHGVCNKEATCTCDATWAGTDCSMHDPPKEPPIIEDPGPKVSVATNRLIGAVAGTILALGVIFGGTGWGIDTSLFGPCGAFTKCNKSFKE